The nucleotide window AATGGAGATCATCAATTTGATTCAGAAGATTATTTTACGGCATTAGCTTCCTATGAAAAGGCAAGAAAAAAAGCAGTGGCAATATCGTTTAGTGGAGAGCCTCAAATAAAGACTAAAATTGAAGAAACGGAAGAAAAAATAGCAGAACTGAAGAAGGTACAAAAAGAACTGAAGGCGGAATCTCTAGAAAAGAACGGAGACAATAGCTATGCCAAGCAGGACTATGTAAATGCACTAGATTCGTATGTATTAGCACAAGAAATTTATCAAGAGACGGAATTACTAGCAAAAGTATTAGGGCTCGAGCGAAAAATTATGAATGTTAATGAAAAGTTAAATCCGGTACTACCAACTCCGGTAGCAGATGTATCACCAAATCTTGATCCACTAGAGAGTGAAGAGGAAAGTAGTGAAAACGTGGGGAAGGGAGGGGAATAATATGTTAAAGGAAATCATGTATGAAAGACTACGTAAAATTGATGATTTAGAACAGCGCCAATTACTAAAGAATATAATGAGCGGTGTTTTTGCCAATTTAATTGATTACCAAACAGAATGGAATAATCGACTTGAAGAACGTATTTTTAATGAAATTGATGATTTCGATAACAAATATGATGTTTATGTCACGCTTAACTCAAGAGAAGATATTGATCCAATACATGATTATTTATTCCCCATGCTTCCGTCTGACCTTGAAAATAAATCAATCGAGACAAAACAAATACTCGAATTGATTCAAAATAATGAAACAGTAAAAGTTAGTAATGTTTTTTTAGCATGTGATTCTACTCAAATTCAAAAAATAATCGAAACACCAAGGATATTTAAGGGCAAGCTTTTTACGTCAGATGGACCGTTGAATATAAAAGTGAGCCTTCAGAAAAATACCGTATATTTGCAAGAAGTTGAAAAGCTATATTTTACATATCAAGTAAATGGAATCCCATGGCGAACGATCAACCATCCGTATATTCACAAGTTTTTCGATGTTATTTTAACAGAGTGTCCTGTTTTGTCTGAAGATTTGGAAATATATAATGTTGAAATTGACTTAGAAGAGTATGAACAAATCAAATATGTAAACATGGTGCCATTATGGAATATTGAACGACATGAAGTGAAAAATAGTGGATTCCCGATACCTGCCATTGACAAAGTGAATTACGAGCATACGATTTCAATCAGGAAGTTAGGAACGCAACATGGGTATTTGATTGATTCGGATGAGCAAAGTGTGCGCTATATTCAACATTCAGAGGATGAATTGACTATTGTTTCACCACTGGACAAATCTGGGGTGTGGACATTATTAAAGATCACTCAATTTGATAACGAGAAGCTTTCCAAGGAGGCTAAATATGAAGTACTGTCAAATCAACGAATCGAAAATTTTACGAACAAATATGTTAGAAATTACAACGCTAATGTAAAAACAAAAGGTGAAATTATTCGATTAGTTAATTCTTTCGAAGTAAGTCATAGGCTGGAGTTAATCGATATTGAATTGAAGGAAGTTCCCCCTTTAGATAGTGTTAGTTATCCAGTTAACGCATTTCTAATCGAAGAGATGGAAGAGCACCACAAAAAAATTTTATTACTTTCTTTTAAAAGAAAAGAGGAAGATACCTTTATTTCGAATGATATTTTAAGTTTTCTTGTTTCAGAAGTGCAAAGATATTTTTTCGAATATAAATGTGTTGGTAAATGGCTATGAATTATATATGGGAATTACTCATTAAAGCTGAACACCAAGGAATTACAAAAAAAGAAATTCATTTTACGCAAGCTCAAAATTTTTCACCTTATATGGAACTAAGCCCTCTCATTATTAATACGCAATTAATAGAACACGATCATCCTATAGAAATTAATTCATATTATCGCTATTTTGAGATTTTTAAAGAAATATTTCATCCGAATTGCGAAGTAAATGAAGAAATTAAAGAATATTTAGTGGATATTGTCATCCATTTTCTTGCAGAGATTGATCGGATGCAAGGAATGAATAAACGTGAATATTATATTCGATTTCTTTCGAGAGAAATTGTAAATCATGTATTTGGTAAACAAATGAGCGACATTTTTTATACATTTGAAAAGAATGAGCAGGAATTGGTTTTATTCAATATTTTGAGATTGTACCGGACTGGTGAAACACTTTATTTACTGAAGGATACAATGAAGAGACTTTTCACGAATTGCACTATTTATACAAAATCAGAGGGGACAGATGAAGTTCTACTTTATATTGGAAAAGAAAAAAATGGAATAGATGAGGCAAAGATACTGTTTGTTCAAACACTTTTTTTACCTATAGGCTACAAACTGGAAGTATATTGGAAAAATCATTTCGGAATTATTGATGTGGAAGAAACAATGCAAATCGATCGAATAGCCTTGTATTAAAAAGGTGAAAGGAGAAGGCAAGATGAGTAAATATTCGTATAAGTTATATACAAATAATCGTTTTACCGAAAAAAAATACATGACCTATACGCATGTAGAGCTGTTGGAATTAACGACTTTTCAACTTCGGAACATTTGTTACAAGGAGAAACTTGTTACAGGGTTAGTTAATAACTTAACAAGAGATGATTTAATTCAAACAATTCTTAGATATCGTGGAACAGAGGAGAATCTTTTAATAAAAGATAAAAAGGAGGGCGGATTTGAAAGAATAGAAGCTGCTTTGCAAGCCTATTTACAAACTCCGCTTTCTGATAATGGTGAAATAAAAATTCCAGCAAAAATGACACTGTATAGCGGACTAAAAATGGACGAGCGAGATCAGTATTTCGTGAAAACAGGAGGGTTATTAGTAGAATCAAATGCTTTTCTAATAAATGACCAGTTAGAATTGTGCGGTATTTTTAACCTATTAAAAAATGAACAATCTCCGAACCAATATTACTTAGCTACAGAGGAAGCAATTGGTATTCGTGATACGAGTAATAAGAATTATAGTTTTATTTTTTTAAGAAAACAAGATTCAGAGTATTTGTATAAATCCTACTATCAGGAGCACCCACTTCCACCGACAAATCTTCACTACTATAAAGTGCCTATACCTGACTTGGAAATAAAGCAATTAGAAACAACAAAAGCCATCCTTGCAATTGATTTTGGTACAACGAATACGACCGCTGGCGTGTATTTAGATAGCGACTATGTTTCGTCACCATGTAGTCAAGATTTATTGAATCAACGAATTCAATTAGACACGATTAATTTTGTATCCTTTCCAGATCCAATGCATCATGACGAATGGGTAGAAGTAGTTCCGACCGTTTTAAGTGTAGCAGATTGCTCCAATCCAGATCGACCAAGCTACCATTTTGGATATGAAGCATTAAAAGTAATGAAAAAAAATAGCTACACAACCCTTGCTACAAAGTTCCAAGGAATAAAACGATGGATTAATAATTATGCCAAATTAGAAGAAATAATGGATGCAAATGGAAACACAGCGCTCGTACCAAGGAGCCAAATTTTAAGAGAGTTTCTGCTATATGTAATCCGTATGGCAGAGCATCAATTCAAATGTCGCTTTAAATATTTGCATATTTCAAGTCCAGTTAAATTGAAAACGCAGTTTACAGAGATGTTTCAGTCTATTCTACCAGAGTATCAAATCGAATCAGAATTTGCTCTAGATGAAGGCATGGCAGTTCTTTATAATACCATTGCAAATCAAATCGAAAATAATAGCTTTATAGAAGGAAAAGAATATAAAGCACTTGTGATTGATTGCGGTGGAGGAACAACGGACTTATCTTCCTGCAAATTTCAAATAGAAGACGGCCATATTTCTTATAAAATTGATATTCACACAACATATGAAAATGGGGATACGAATTTCGGTGGTAATAATATAACGTACCGCATTTTTCAATTTATGAAAATTGTATTTGCGAATTATTATAGCCGTGGTAAAAATGCCTACGATATTGATACGTTAATCGACATACCAGGTAAAGATATTTATAGACATGTAGATGAATATGGTGTGGCAGCTGTTTACGAACAATTTGAAAAAGTTTTTTTAGAAGCCGAGCGTATTATACCGACTAGATTTAAGGAATATGAGAACAGAACACGTGATGAATACCTGCGTGTACGTAACAATTATTACTTCCTATGGGAAATGGCAGAAGAAATGAAGAAAGAATTTTATAGAAGAACAGGCATTTTAAGAAGTCGATTCAATGCAGAAAGTGACTCACACCAGGATAGTGATTTAAATGTTACTGCTGTAGAGCGTTGGAGCTTATCAATTGTAGATAATAATCAATTCCAAGATATTTATGATTATCCGAATGTCTTCTTTAATATTAAGGAAATTGACCACCTGATAAAGGGTGATATTTATAATATTGTTCGAGAATTTTTAGAACAGTTTTATGAAGAAGGCACGTTAAATGATTACTCGATTATAAAATTAACGGGCCAATCTTGTAAAATCGATGCCTTTAGAGAGGCGTTGAAAGAGTTTGTTCCAGGGAGAAGCATTGAGTTTCGACAAAAGGCTGAAAGTGTAGGAAAAGTACCCGAATTAAAATTAGCTTGTTTAAGAGGGGCAATCCGTTACTTAAATGCTAGAAGAAGCGGCGTAATTGAAATCAATATGACAAATCATGCTCCTGTTATTCCGTATGCGGTAAGTGCGTTAACACATAACCGTCAAAATAAAGTATTAATCAGTAGTCAAGAACGTTTAAATCAAATCCATGGCACAATTTCTCGACCATGGGGTGTAACAGAAGTTGAATTCTTCTTATGGAGAAGCGATGATACACCATCCCTTAAATTTATTTATTT belongs to Solibacillus sp. FSL R7-0682 and includes:
- a CDS encoding normocyte-binding protein, which codes for MLKEIMYERLRKIDDLEQRQLLKNIMSGVFANLIDYQTEWNNRLEERIFNEIDDFDNKYDVYVTLNSREDIDPIHDYLFPMLPSDLENKSIETKQILELIQNNETVKVSNVFLACDSTQIQKIIETPRIFKGKLFTSDGPLNIKVSLQKNTVYLQEVEKLYFTYQVNGIPWRTINHPYIHKFFDVILTECPVLSEDLEIYNVEIDLEEYEQIKYVNMVPLWNIERHEVKNSGFPIPAIDKVNYEHTISIRKLGTQHGYLIDSDEQSVRYIQHSEDELTIVSPLDKSGVWTLLKITQFDNEKLSKEAKYEVLSNQRIENFTNKYVRNYNANVKTKGEIIRLVNSFEVSHRLELIDIELKEVPPLDSVSYPVNAFLIEEMEEHHKKILLLSFKRKEEDTFISNDILSFLVSEVQRYFFEYKCVGKWL
- a CDS encoding molecular chaperone, translating into MSKYSYKLYTNNRFTEKKYMTYTHVELLELTTFQLRNICYKEKLVTGLVNNLTRDDLIQTILRYRGTEENLLIKDKKEGGFERIEAALQAYLQTPLSDNGEIKIPAKMTLYSGLKMDERDQYFVKTGGLLVESNAFLINDQLELCGIFNLLKNEQSPNQYYLATEEAIGIRDTSNKNYSFIFLRKQDSEYLYKSYYQEHPLPPTNLHYYKVPIPDLEIKQLETTKAILAIDFGTTNTTAGVYLDSDYVSSPCSQDLLNQRIQLDTINFVSFPDPMHHDEWVEVVPTVLSVADCSNPDRPSYHFGYEALKVMKKNSYTTLATKFQGIKRWINNYAKLEEIMDANGNTALVPRSQILREFLLYVIRMAEHQFKCRFKYLHISSPVKLKTQFTEMFQSILPEYQIESEFALDEGMAVLYNTIANQIENNSFIEGKEYKALVIDCGGGTTDLSSCKFQIEDGHISYKIDIHTTYENGDTNFGGNNITYRIFQFMKIVFANYYSRGKNAYDIDTLIDIPGKDIYRHVDEYGVAAVYEQFEKVFLEAERIIPTRFKEYENRTRDEYLRVRNNYYFLWEMAEEMKKEFYRRTGILRSRFNAESDSHQDSDLNVTAVERWSLSIVDNNQFQDIYDYPNVFFNIKEIDHLIKGDIYNIVREFLEQFYEEGTLNDYSIIKLTGQSCKIDAFREALKEFVPGRSIEFRQKAESVGKVPELKLACLRGAIRYLNARRSGVIEINMTNHAPVIPYAVSALTHNRQNKVLISSQERLNQIHGTISRPWGVTEVEFFLWRSDDTPSLKFIYFNHLEDFIPVIYEQIESFYSADKIPQEETDSIKNGEIKFFVFAGENHWGFHVVPVARRDEQLFIGNKEFFAFETDLSELDFFDGQK
- a CDS encoding iron-dependent peroxidase — its product is MNYIWELLIKAEHQGITKKEIHFTQAQNFSPYMELSPLIINTQLIEHDHPIEINSYYRYFEIFKEIFHPNCEVNEEIKEYLVDIVIHFLAEIDRMQGMNKREYYIRFLSREIVNHVFGKQMSDIFYTFEKNEQELVLFNILRLYRTGETLYLLKDTMKRLFTNCTIYTKSEGTDEVLLYIGKEKNGIDEAKILFVQTLFLPIGYKLEVYWKNHFGIIDVEETMQIDRIALY